The window agAATCAGTGACAAtcaacagaactttttttttttaaatcaaatgatCTGTTGGACAATTCAGAAAAATATCAAGCAAAACATACTGAGCTCAACAATTACAAAATACAAAGCTAAACaatcataaaatatattttaacacCTCAAGTGTACTTAAACCAGTTGACGTGACCTactaataatatataaatatattgatATATTGCTTTATTGAACATTTACTGCTAAAACATAATCCTAAACTTCTAACCAGTGGCTGCAGAAGGCGAGAAAAACCTCACAGCAATTCATCACAATGAAATTCAGTGTTAGAGGATGGCTGGTGTCAAAGATACTGACTCCACTTACCAATCTTCACTTTAAGTCTCATGGCTCAAGTATTGAAACGACTGACAAAATATTGTTGAatcaaaaataactgaaatgcCACATTACATACAGTAAACCTTTGTATGCAAACTCACCCTGCGTCTTATGAAAGTGCTGCTGAAACAAAAGGACCCGATACTTGAGTAAAGAAAAGTTTCCACACTTTGTTATGAATCCTGCATTTCTTACATCCATTCCTCCTCTGTCATAAGGCAGTAAATACAGTAACAATGAATTTATAACCAGCACTGATACAGGTATGCAGTAACATAAAAAAGTATGTCCTACATTAAAATATAGCAACTGAAAGTGTTAATTTGATCTTTCTCctacctcttttcttttttccaaagaTGCTATTTGCTCATTGTTACACTAGGGGCCACCATGCGTATTTGTTTTGATAacacaggagagaggacacacaccCAGATATCTTTCTGCTGAGCCTACCTTCTAGTCATTTACAGCTACTTTGGGAATTTGTGTAAACTAGAAAAGGAACACACTGCAAGTAGACGATCATTCAGACCACGCTTCCGctgaaaacacaccaaaacCTACAGTCATGTTCTCGTTTGTCCATTTTTCCTGAGGTGAAAAGAAACCCCCATACAACAACCTCAAACACAAATGAGTTAAAGTAGTagtcgtctgtgtgtgtgtgtgtgtgtttagtacACAAACCACACCTGAGTAAAGCACACGGTCCAACGAGTCTCAACTGATTATCCCCTGAATGTGGCCTGTTTATACCAAGCAGTCAGTACAGAGGAATAACTGCACACTTGTGCCTCAGTGTGAATCTTTTAAAAACATGCGGGGCTACATATTGTGTTGTTAAGCCCAGGAGGCAAAGTTTGCACGTGGCCAACACTGACCGACCTTACGTTCCCCCTAAAACAGGCACtgctaaagaaagaaaaaaaagcaaacgcTGTAAATTTAGTTTTCATCTTGAAGAAATAATTAACAACTGATATATTAATTACTTATTAGTTGAAATGTAAATCCAGAAACATATGTCATGAAAGTGAGAATgctattctgtgtgtgttttctatatgTTTTAATGTTGATTATGATtaactggcgaccagtccagggtgtaccccgcctcttgctgatagtcagctgggataggctccagctccccacgaccctgacggatcaagcggtatagaagatgaatgaatgaatgagtatATGATTATgtgcatttcctgtttctgacatttagaatttttttaattttacagtgtGCCCATGGTCTGAagtaagtaataataataagaagaatgtAGGTAAAAAGAGGCAATTGTGTGATGTGACATTACCTTTAAGTACATTAAATTACTGACACTTGCTAAAGACATAAAAGTCAGCTGTGGTCAAATCATGATCCATTTATAGACCTTCTTCACTTCACAGGTGCTACTAATAATGTCAGTAAAGACATGATTCTATTTAGGTGAACAGGTTCAGAGTCCTGGCTCTATAATAACAAGGCTCACCGAGACACCTAAATGGAATGAAGCCATTGTTACTGTTGTTACTAACACCTACGTGTCTGGCTATTGTTGGAGCCAATCAGAAAGTATATTCAGTGGATAAGGAAAAAACATGTAACACCAGCACACAGTGGTGTTTAGTGGtcatggattaaaaaaaaaataataaaataaaatccaaaataaaataatcggAAGTTACTGTTTCTAATCGGTTGTCTGTTCTTTCAAAGGGAGTGGACATGGAGGACTCACACAGGAGGTGCCCACCACTTCAGATATTTTCCGGCCATACAAACATTTGGCCACATGGAGTGATTTATGCTTGGCCTTGAAAGGTCACAGTTGGTTGGGCCACGCAGCTGGGCTTGTGTTCCACCTAAAATGGCTGTTACCATAGTCAAACGTACCCTCACCGTAAATCTAAAAGGGGTTGCTTTGAAATAAGGCCCCACAGTAAATGTGACACCAGTGTAAACAGATAATTCTAATTTGATTTAAGACAGGCTTAAAGTGACACTGAGTTTTGCTTTGCAAGTCGTTTTAAGGTTAtatcaaagtccatttttaaaaaagtttctATTGTAAGTTTAATATAATTAAATAGCTAAAACCAGTCTCAGTATCAATTTAGTCAAGGTGCAGAACAATAGTTAACAGCATTAACAGTCCGACAGAAGTACACTGTAGTTTAAAAGCACAGGTCACAGTAGTTGCTAATCTGCCTTGGTCTCAGCAGCAGGGGGCACTGCAGCTGAAGACACCAGTCTGGCAGCTTCATCCTGGGGCTCCACCGGcccctccccacctccttcctcttcatcctccttctCCAGGCCCAGTGGAGGCTGTCTTTGTGCCGCAGCGTGCCTGGAGCGAGCTCTGTGCCTTCGAGGATGAAGGAAGAGTGCAGGGTCCGGCATGGCCGTGGGCTCTGCAGGGCCCATTACTCTCTCTATGGGCACACACTCGCGGGCACGCTCCACTCTCGCGGATGCCCTAGCGCTCTTACGCTTGGGTTTAACCacaggagaggaaggggaggctCCTGATGGCATCTGAGGAGAAACTGAGTTCTGCTCGGCACAATACTGGGCCCCCTGACTGTTGGCTCTGGCAAGGAGTCCCTGCCTCTGCTGCATCCGCTGGTGGTGCAATTTCTGCCTGGCAGCGTGCAGCTGGAAAGAGAGGTatgctgctgcctctgtttgtttctgcagctcCGTGTTGAGGATGGTCGAACAGTGGCTGCGGCGTTTGAGCTCCTCCAGGAAGTGGCGCTCCTTTTCTTTGAGATTGGCTCTGAGGGCTCCCACCAAAGCCCCTTTGTGACTCAGCTCCTTACGAAGCTCCCCTAAGGTGGACTCCTGCTCTGCCAGGCGGTTCTCCACATCCCAACACTGGGCCTCCAAgcattcctcttcctcttgtaACTCTGatacagagaagaaaagcaaatgttgaaacaaaaaaggacagaagagtttcataaaatgtatgtgtatgtaaatgttCAACCAAGCAATTCACCAAATAAGTGAAATAATCTGAAACTCTGAGCTCGTTCCACAGTGCACACAAAAAGAATATTAGGACGCACTTATATAGACACAGTGTACGTCTCTTGCCTCCATATGCAAAGCTAAGCCTTTGTTGGGCCACACCAGCTCACAACTTCGAGATTATCCAGATTATGTTTTGGTTTCAATCTATTAATTTAAACTGACTGATTAATTTGAAAATCGCTTGTTTCCTCTCAAGGTCTGATCAGAACAATCTGTGGGCTAGAAACATAGTATGGTGGCTTTAGAAAGGGTTCAGAGCTGTTGCTGGAAATGATATAACAAGAGTAACCTCTGTCCCACCATGAAACTGACAGGCTTTACTACAGCTGGATGATATATATCAATATTTATTCAATATCATCGAGCATAATCACATTCTGGGATGTTTATATATCAGATATTCATCTGACATTAATGTGTCTTTTAAATCAGTGAAACAATCTAATTTGCAACTTGAGAATGGCAGCCAAAAAACCAAATGCGACATCTTTAAAGGACTTGTTTCATCTGGCCTGCAGccaaaaatccaaagatattctgtttacaaagatttaaaacagacaaaagaaacaaatccTTGCATTAAAGAAACTAGACCaagaaatgtttggcatttttgctgactgtgtttctgtccatggACTAAAATCAACTATTCATTCTCGCCCTACTGTGGTCTGTAGTATTGAGTTATAATGTGCGATGTCTGATATTTTATCAGTTCAATGTTCTGTACACTCCCTGGGTGTTCATATTAGAATTGAGAATTCTAGTTATcgtatttattattttcaataTCATCTTTTTCATCTGTAGTCAATCCGAATTAAAACTTCCTTTACTTCTTAATAGCAAGGTACAGTACACAAAGACTAGACCTTGTAATGTAGTTCTATCATATCTTAAACCAGTACTGAAGGCATCATTCCCCAGGCAGCTACAAAGTCAGACCAGGTGTTCTCTCCACATGAACTTCAACCTCCGTACCAAGGTCAGTCTACTGCTTATTATTCaggggttgttttgtttttgttttttctttctgtagaCAACCGTTGGGCTCTTTCATTCCTGTAAAATTCCCCAGAGAGGGAGGTAtggatgaaaagatgaagatgaagagtcAGGGCAGCCACCTCAGGGCCGACTGAGCTGGAGCGCgccagaggagaaggagattACACCCACAGAGGCCGGCACTGATGCCTCTGCCCATAGAAACAGGCCAGGTTCACTGGGCAGGAGGATCCCACAAGGCAGCGGGAGGTGTAACTTTAAAGCCTTGAATCCATATCAGGCTTAAATGTAGCAGGGTGCATACATTGCTTTATCTTTAATCACTCATcttttttgcattatttttccAGTTCGTCCTTTTCTATTATTACTTTCCTTCCATaatttccctctcctctctcaatTTCTCTGTCTTCCAGGATGGATTCTCTGAAAACTGATCAGTCCCAGATTTTCTGTCGCCCATCACCACACCCAGGTTGAGCTCATGTGCTAACTATAGACTACCTAATGCGAtcttcattttccttccatacccctctcccctcctccgtGTCTGCAGCCAACCGGATCCTGCCGCCTAGTCTTTTCCCTCAGTCGCACTACCTCTCCACCTCCCATCACCTCTGACTCTCTcccacttcttcctctctcttttcctgacTCTtcgtctctctccttctcagcaAAGTCTGTAAGTGGACACCCCCACTGGGACCTCGAGGAAAAGCgagagcaggaaaagaaaaagaggatggATCAATTTGTCAGGGTGGGGGAAGAACAGAGGGCCGTGCTGTATTGATGGATTGGGGGATAACCTGTCCTGGAAAAGGAGATTGGGTCTAATGGCTGAGTAGTGCAACCAAGCACGACCatcccaccccaccaccacctcacacacacacacatatccatacAGCCTTTGACTCCTCTCTGGTCTGTCTCTAATTCGATGCGACAACATGGTGCTCTGCATCCCTGCATCCACACACCACCAATGGTCCTGCAAACGTCAGCTATGAGCCAAATATGTCGAGGCatgctgtctctgcagctggCTTTATTTCTTCACAGCGACCGTGTTGCCCTCATAAAGCCGTGACCAGTTCTTTTCAAACCGCAAAATTTGCACAtttgtgaaaaattaaaaataaaataaaaaggcgaaaaacacacacatggaaacacagatgcactgtgcACCCATgataagaagagagagagagagagagagagagagagagagagagagagagagagagagggaggcaggggtgagaagagggaggagggtggcTGACAGGGATCTGTCCCCTGGGGGATGGGAGGGTgggaaggacagagggaggcagagatggaTGCAGGCATAGAGAGATGGTGGATTGGGGGTTGAGGTTGAGTGCGGTGAAGGCAAAGTAGCTGAGAGAGATGTAaacctgtgtctgtctttgtgtctaaAAAAACCAGAggaagacaacaacaaaaagtggaaataaagacaggcacagacagagaatTAGTTCATTACAGATAACTATgagcttttcttttaaacataCCTATTTGGCTTCTGCCTGGAGGTTTTACCTTCAGCTCACTTGTCAACTCTGAAAGAcacaagagaaagacaaaaacacagggaagagcaattaaagagacagaaacatatAAACCACCATGAAATCATATTGTTAGTGGATAAATATAGACGCTCAGTGGTTCTGAAATGTCTTATTAAAAGCTGTGTGctgacattttctctttgctgttgCTGGTTAACATAACAGATGCTCGATGCAGTTTCCAGCACATATTCAGTGAGCTCATACATAATTTATGAAGCTAAATCTGAAACTTTACATCAAAGAGTGTGAGCCAGAAACCTGGCCAGTGATGTCCTGTTACAATACCTCTCAATGtctggagaaaaaacaaaaacaaaaaaactttctttacTGTAACTTCAATAAGACATATTAGCATCATTAGCATTCCTCACTGAAATCAATATTCACTTAAATAAAAACTACTGGCTTTGCAATTTGTTTCAGAGGCCGATGCAGACCAGACAAACAGGAACCTAAAAAGAAtcctgtaaaactgaaaatgcttACGATTAAGCTGCGTAGGCAGAGCTGCATTTATCAAAGCATCTGAtgtagctaaaaaaaaaaaaactttacacaAAGCTGAAAGCCGATCGATTCAGATGTTCTGAAGTTAAGTCTTTTAACATCTGTGGAAAGAAGTTTAATAtctcttgtgtgttttaatgcGCAACTTGTGTTTCTTCTGAGTACTGATACACTCTGTGTAACGTTGTGCGCGGCTTTTATGTCTTGCATTAGTGTATGCCCTTTGCATCCATATATCTCgtgccataaaaaaaacagacagataacAGACAGTGGACACTCAGCAGCTTTCCCATCTGGATGTGGGATTGGACGATAAAACTGTTTAGATCAaaggcatgtttttttttttttttttaactgtgtaGGAACAGTGATTGAGAGAGTTACCTCACCAACATGATCAGGATTATCCAAATATTACATGATATGATGTCTGGcacacagggtttttttttagatactgCATGGATTATATCTCATCTTCTGGCAATACAGCATCCAATGGTTTACGTTTTTTGAGATCAGACTGGTATATGGTACTCGGTTATTAGTGGTGTTGGATTGTCCCTGATAAAAATATATCAGCTTAGAGCCTCTGGGGTGGTTGTGGGAATCAGACTGCGGGTTGTGTCTGGCCTGTCACTCATCTTGAGGCCTGACTACAGGGAAATCTTGACATTAAGCTTTCAGCACAcactggaatgtgtgtgtgtggctccagtaatttttaaattcacGTGGCACAGATTTTCcttatttaatttctttcttgGCAATAAATGTTCAATCAGCAGTGCCGAAATAACTTTTGACTACTCATTTTCAACCTATCAACACTCTGCTAACCTTTACACATTGATGTTTACTAAAACTCTTTTTTTGCTTAAATTATTAGTGCTCATTTCAGTTTATAATCAAAGTTAAAATTTTTGGTTGCAGATATTTTGTATATAATTTGATTTGTCTAATTTTATTAAGAAAACATTTGTATTCTCTAATGAAAAGCTTTTtctaatgaaacaaaaaagataaTCTAGATCAATCTAGAACAGCACGTTAGTTATTTCTAGCCTTTATTTCTCCTCTTGTTCTCACTGTCACAccccttctccttccctctgcagTCAGCATAACACGCCCACCCATGCAGCTGgcatgaggagagaaagaggagagggggtgaggaggggaggaagaaagataATATAGAGGAACGGAAGAAATGCGGTGGGGTGGGGTGTAAAGGAACCCCAGATGGGCAgttccagacagacagacagacaggcagacttACTGATTGCTGGTTAAGCACTGAACTGTGACAGCCAAATGTGTGGGGACTTTTATTTTCTAGTTATTATCCTCATTTAAAACTGCCAGAAGCATTTATGAAGTTCATTTAACAGCAGGAAGCCGACTGTAAGAAATCATTTCTTGAAAAAACAGTCGAACAATGAAAACgaggctctcagcacatttcaacatccagtgtgtgtgtaacgcTTTGTAGGTCAGGCTTATCTCCTACAGCCTCACTGAGCATTTCAAGGTTTTTGTTTCATGGCTCAACCTTGAACGCCTCAAAGATAACTTgaagggcaaacacacacacacaaagaattgATTTCTATGacacacaataaacacattATATCAGAGAAAAAGACCCTGTCTCAAAAAAACGAGAAAAATTGATTTAGCTTGTTGTTCAAGGAGACAGAAGGGTAAGTGCCTTTATGCTGATGAAGagttcaaaacaacaaaagaggtCAATGATACAAAGGCAGAGCTAATATGCACAGCACCACCGTCAGCTCAACCTTGCAGTACCCTTCTAGGCATTAGCAAGCTGGCAATGAACACCTATCACACCTGCACACCACATTAGCCTGTCAGCACCTCGCCTCACAGTCATCCCCCAGGCTCCTCATCACTTCACTGATGTTTCTCCACCAAAAACAGTCCAGAAACTGACAGAATCCCTGCAAGTTATATACATGCTATATACCTACTGTCATGTTATATACCTACTGTACTGAACGTAACATGCCAAACTACAGGATGTCAGGGAGCGTTTTTTGGATTTGCACAGGAGGGAATACACTGACTTTAAACCTATTAATTAGTGTATTTTTGTTGTGGCTGTTCCAGTGAGATAGCTTCCAAAAATTTAATGCAGCAATGTTTGTTTCAAACTTCAAAGTATTCCACATCAACAAAAAGCCAGCTACGAGGATTATATTATTACGTTTT of the Toxotes jaculatrix isolate fToxJac2 chromosome 9, fToxJac2.pri, whole genome shotgun sequence genome contains:
- the si:dkey-54n8.4 gene encoding coiled-coil domain-containing protein 92; this encodes MGDESSLSRQIESVERSMVFLRQEHLTLLHGLHLEILSLQKRCSELTSELKVKPPGRSQIELQEEEECLEAQCWDVENRLAEQESTLGELRKELSHKGALVGALRANLKEKERHFLEELKRRSHCSTILNTELQKQTEAAAYLSFQLHAARQKLHHQRMQQRQGLLARANSQGAQYCAEQNSVSPQMPSGASPSSPVVKPKRKSARASARVERARECVPIERVMGPAEPTAMPDPALFLHPRRHRARSRHAAAQRQPPLGLEKEDEEEGGGEGPVEPQDEAARLVSSAAVPPAAETKAD